A stretch of DNA from Francisella uliginis:
TAGAAATTTTAGAATTAAATCGAAAAAAACAGCAAAAAGTGTTGACACAGAAAATAGGATAAGTATAATAATCAACATTCCTCGGGTTGTTAGCTCAGTCGGTAGAGCAGTTGGCTTTTAACCAATTGGTCACAGGTTCGAATCCTGTACAACCCACCACTTATTTTTCTAATTTTACTACCGAATACAAAAAACGAAATTTCTTTTTTTATATCATTTTTGATGAAGCAGTAAATCTAATTTATTATAGATAAATTCACTAGAAGTTTCGACTAGCTAAAAAGGCTATTTTTTTATGAACGCTATTTGTAGGGTGTAAGTTATCAAAGAAAATATATTTATCGATATTCTTATGGCAATTAGCCGTTTTATCATAATCAAGTAAATAATCTAATTTATCAGTTTTTAGCTGAATATCTAAACATGGTTTATCACTTATATATTTTTTGGTTTCTATTAATTTATTTAATAAACTATAAAAATCTATAATCTTAATATCTATACATTGTTGTTTATATTTAGAAACAACTTTTTCAATATTAGTATTTGTTTCAACAACTTTGTTATATATTTCAGTGCGCTTACTATTAGAAGCATTAAAATATCTAGGAGCTTTACTAAAATCTGGAAGATTAAGAACTAAAATATGTTTAGCATTTTTTTTACTTATAAGAATTTGTATAGCTTTATCTATATTTTTTTCATTTTGAACTTATTAAAAAACTAAATATCTAAATTATAAACAAAATTTGAAATGGTTTTTAAGACTTTAAAATATTAAGGAAAATTAAGTTTAGAAAAATTTAGTGATTTATATGATTAATCAGCTATAGCAATAGCTTCTATTTCAACACGCACATCTTTTGGCAGTCTAGCAACTTCAACACATGAACGAGCTGGGAAGTTACCATCAAAGAAAGAACCATAGATCTCATCAATAGTTTTAAACTCTGCCATATCTTTGATAAAGATAGTTGCTTTAATAACCTTATCTAGACTTGATCCTGCTGCTTCTAATACAGCCTTTAAGTTTTGCATAACCTGAGTTGTTTGTTCTTTTATGCACTCACCTGACATAGTACCATCTGGTCTTAGGCCAATCTGACCAGAAGTATAAACGAAACCACCTACTTTTATAGCTTGTTCATATGAACCTATTGCCTGAGGAGCATTTGTAGTATTAACTTTTGTCTTTTCCATTCTATGTATTCCTCGCTACTTTATATGTTGGATCTACCTCTTCAAAAACACAGTATGGTCCTGCATTTTTCAATATATCACGACAATCTTCACTTAAGTGTCGTAAGGTAACTTTTTTGCCTAAGTCTAGATACTTCTTAGTTATAGTATCTATTGCCTCTGTACCTGAGACATCCATAACTCTAGAATTAGCAAAATCTAAGACAATATTATCAGGATCATGCTGTATATCAAATAGGCTCATAAAAGATGTTGTTGAACCAAAAAATAGTGGACCAAAAAACTCATATACTTTTGTACCATCTTCTTCACGGTGTGTTCTACTTCTTACTTGAGAATTTTTCCACGCAAATACTAACGCTGATACGATCACACCAGAAATCACAGCTACAGCTAAGTCAGCATAAACAGTAATAACAGTTACGATAATTAAAACAAATTTGTCTGAGTTAGGCATAAAACGAAGTCTATTAGTACTTTCCCAAGCAAAAGTATTAACACAAACCATAAACATAATACCCACTAATACAGCCAATGGTATCAATGATATCCAATGCGATAACACAACTACAAAACTAATCAGCAAAACTGCAGCAGTTAATGATGATAAACGCCCTCTACCACCATTTGTAAAGTTAATTATAGATTGACCAATCATTACACAACCAGCCATACCGCCAAAGAATCCACAAGTAATATTACCAACACCTTGAGCTACACACTCTTGGTTTCCACTACCTCTTTTACCATCCATTTCATCTAAAACTGATAATGTAAGTAATGATTCTATAAGACCTACTAATGCAACCAACACAGAATAAGGCAATACAATCCAGAAAGATGCCCATGTTAAATGAAAATCAGGAATAGCAAAGGTTGGGAAGCTTCCAGAAATATCTTGATATTGGCCAATATTCTCAACTGGTAATTTAAATGCTATCGCAGCTATTGTTACAAATATAATAGCCACAAGCCCTGATGGAACTTTATCTGTAACTTTAGGTACAAAATATACAATTGCCATCGTAATAACAACTAAAATATACATCCATATATTTGCATCATGGAAAAATCTAAGCTGTGCCATTGCAATCACAATCGCTAGTCCATTTACAAAACCATACATTGCTGGCTGAGGAACTAACCGAATAAACTTACCAAGTTTAAATAAACCAATTAAAATCTGCCATACTCCAGCCATAATCGTACATAATAATATATATTGCAAAATATACATACTTGTTTGTTCTTTGGTCATACTATGCAAAATATCCGCTGGAATAATTTCATGTATATGTATTCCTAGAGCAATTAGAACAACTGCAACTGAACCAGTAGCTCCAGAGATCATACCAGGTTTACCACCCACTAAAGCCGTAATCAAACCAAGTATAAACGCTGTATATAAACCAACAGTTGGTGAAACACCAGCTAACAAAGAAAAACCTATCGCCTCAGGTACTAGAGCAACTGCTACTACGATACCAGATAGCACATCACTTTTTATATTCCTACCGATAAAGGTATTTTTATAATCTAACAATTTACTTCCTATATTTTTATTATTTAGTTAAAGTTTAGGGCTATAAAGATACCATAAAAGTAGTTGTTATTTAAGTAGAACAAAATTTTACTTAAATGAATTAAATTGTATTTTTATATTTTTTTAGACAAATAATTGCTACGACAACCATAAATATTAAAAGAGGATATATACTATTTAAAATATCAAGAAAGCCCGCCCCTTTTAATAAAATCCCTCGAACTATATTTAAATAATGAGTAAGCGGTAAGATATTACCTATGACTTGAGCCCACTCAGGCATCCCTTCAAAAGGAAACATAAACCCTGATAATAATATCGATGGTAAGAAAAAGAAAAATGTCATCTGCATTGCTTGTAACTGTGTATCAGCAACTGTTGAGAAGGTTATCCCAACCAAAAGATTCGCTATAATAAAAGGAAACGTAGCTATAAGTAATAACAAAATACTACCGACAATAGTTATGCTAAATATTACTTTAGCAAAAAATATAATTAGTAGCAGTTGGATATAACCCACAACTATATATGGAGTTATTTTACCAAATATAATTTCTAGAGAAGTTACAGGTGTTGCAAGTAAAGACTCCATCGTACCATACTCTTTCTCTCTAGTAATAGTCAAAGATGTGACCATAACCATAGTCATTGTTAAGATGACTCCTGCTAAGGCTGGAACAATATTATTTTGCGTCTTATTCTCTGGGTTATATTTATTGTGAATTACAAAATTAAATGGCTGCTTTTGCTGAACTTGAGATTTATTTGAAAAATATTGACTATATATGGATTTAACTTTATTTATTGCATCGAGCGCCGCCCCTGTACCAGAGTTTGCTCCATCAGCTATTATTAGAATATCTGGTGATTGTCCTCGATAAACCTCTTTTGTAAAGTTTGGAGGAATATCAATTATAAATTGAACCTTCCCTTTTTGCATTAGAGTCATGGCTTGACTCCGTGAAAGGTTTTGATACTTAATATCAAAGTATTTTGTATTGTTGATCTTCTCTATAAGATAGTTTGTTTGTAGTGTTCTATCATTATTAACAAGAGCTGTATTTAAATGCTTAGGATTCATATTAATAGCAAAGCCAAAAAGTATTACTTGAATCAAAGGGATACCTATGACAAGTCCAATAGTCACCTTATCTCTAAGCATATGAATAACTTCTTTCAAGAAAATTGCATAATACCTATTAATATCAAAATGTTTCATGCAAAGTTATCCTGTTGGCTTTTCATTAAAAATATAAAAGCATCTTCTAAAGATGTATCTATCTTATGCCATTCAAACTCACTATATTCTTTTTGTATATCTTTTACATCTACATTATTTTTAACACTTAAATGCACACTACTTCCAAACATAGAAACTTGTTCAATTTTTTCATTATCCTGCAATTCTAAAACAACTCTATAGACATTTTTACCCGAAATGTTATATGTTTTAATACCACAGCTATCTATTATATCTTTTTGTGTACCACTAGATAGTAATTTACCATAAGCAATATAGGATAGTTTATTACACCTTTCTGCCTCATCCATATAGTGAGTGGAAACCAATGTAGTTATGCCTTTACTAGATAAAGTTGAGATATAATCCCAAAACTCTCTTCTTGCCTTAGGGTCTACTCCAGCAGTTGGCTCATCTAGCAATAAAAGTTTAGGATCATGAATTGTTGCCACCCCAAGAGCTAGTCTTTGCCTCCAACCACCTGAAAGCTCATAAGCCTTTTGATTTGCTCTTGCTTTACCCATTTGAAGATTCTCTATAGTTTTATCTACAGCTTCTTTTATATTTTTTAAACTATGCAATCTAGCAAAAATTTTAAGATTTTCTTTGACTGTTAGATCTGGATATAACGTAAACTTCTGTGTCATATAACCAACTTGCTGCTTGATAACACTAGCATGTGTACCAATATCATAACCAAGACAAGTTCCCTCTCCTTTTGTTATTGGCAGCAAACCACAAACCATTCTTATCGATGTAGTTTTACCTGAGCCATTAGGCCCTAAAAAACCATAAATGTCACCCTCTCTTACTTGTAAAGATATATTATCTACAACAGTCTTTTCACCATAAACTTTAGTTAGTTTTTTTACATCAATAATAAAGTTATCTTCTAAGCTTTGGTTCATTGTAACTCTACCTTCACAGGTTCACCTATATGGATTAATGAGCTTTTGGGTGAATATTGAACTCTAGCTTTAACTTCAAAAGATATTTCCGAATCCGAGTTTATACCATATAGTAATGGAGGTGTATATTCCGCTTTATTTGATATATAACTTATCTCTGCTTGAATATTTTTACCATCAGTATTTTCAATACTAACTTTTTGGTTTATATGCACTTTTGCTAAATCTTGCTTTGATACATAAAAAACCACATATACATCTTGAGGATTGATAACTGTTATAACAGGGTTATATGCTCTAACCTCTTCACCAACTCTATAGAGAATTTGATAAACATAGCCATTTTGGGAAGCTTTTACATCTGCAGAATCTATCTTTTGTTGTAAGTAATTTGAATTACTATTAACAAACATTGACATATAATTAGCTGCTGCAACTAAATCTTCTCGTGCTGGCATTTTATTCATAACTTGCGTTATTTCAAGATTTCTTACTTGGTTTATTGCTTCAACAAGTTTTCCTTTAGCTTGTTCAAATTGTTTCTTAGAGGTACTATCATCCTTTAACAAAGCTTTTTGACGAACATATTCTTCTTTTGCAACCTCTAAATTTGCCTTTGCTGTTTTTATATCAAATTTAGTCTTATCCAAATAAGGTTGTCTTTTACCTTTTGATAAATTATCTGATATCGCCTCAGATGCTTGATGTAAAAATTTATTTGATTTTAAAAGAGTTTGATTTTTTGATGAGTCTAATACAAATAATTGCTGACCTTTTTTAATATTTTGACCTTCTTTAACTTTTAATTCTAAAAGTTTACCACTCTCATCTGATGATATATATCTAATATCTGTACTTACATATCCAGGTATTATTTTATTTTCAGATCTCAAAAAATAATACACTATTCCTAAAGCACATATTATTAATAGTAAAGCTATTATTATAACTTTTCTTTTATCAGACATTTTAATTTTTATTAAGAGAATATTATTGAATTATAAATTAATTGAATTTCAAAATGAAATTTAAATCATAGCTATTGCTATTTCTAGCAAATTAAGTAATTATTTGGAAATTAAAAAATGAGGATCTTAAATTAATGCTTAAAAAAATAATTGCTACAGCTGCCCTAGTTTGCTGTATAAATTTTGCTATTGCTGATGTTGTAAATATTTATGCGCATAGGGGATTACGTCCACTAGCTCCTGAAGATACTCTTCCAGCATATACTGATGCTATGCGTGTTGGTGTTGATGTAATTGATACAGATATTAATATGACTAAAGATAAAGTCCTTGTTGTAACTCATGACTTAACTCTAAATCCTGATTTAACTAAAGATAAAAATGGCAACTGGATCAAAAAAGCAATTCCAATTAAAGATCTAACTCTAGCTCAACTAAAGCAATACACTGTTGGCTATATAAAACCAAACTCGCCAACTGCAAAGATGTACCCAAACCATGTAGGGATGCCAGATGTACATATACCCACACTACAGCAAGTAATAGACTATGTTAAATCAAACGTTGGTAGCCGTGTTCGTTTACAAATAGAAATAAAAACAGATCCTTATAATCCCAAGATAAGCTGGTCAGCTCAAGAGATGGCTGAAGCTTTGAATAAAGTCTTGGTAAAAAGCCGTATTTCCAGTAGTGTTGAAGTACAAGCTTTTGAATGGCAAGCATTGGTAGATCTTCAAAAACTAAATCCTAAAGTTCAAACAGCTTATCTAACTGACCATACAACTGAACCTATGGATGCTAAACAAGCAAGAACAATGAAAAATTACCAAAAATGGACAGCCCCTCTTAATCCCAAAGACTTTAATTACGACTATCCCAAAATGGTTAAAAAGTTAGGTGGCACATTCTGGGAACCTTATGAAAAAGACTTAACGAAAGCAGACCTTAATGAGGCTCATAAACTTGGTATAAAAGTTGTAACATGGAGCTGGACTGAAGACGAAGGAACTGACTTTGATTATAATGTTGCAAGTAAGCTTATAGATTGGCGAGTTGATGGCATGATTACTGATAGACCTGATATTTTAAGGGGTGTTGAAGCTGCAAAAGGTCTTGATCTACCGCCGGCTTATCCAAATATGCCTTTTCCAAAAACAATATAAAAAGTATTAGTTTATAATTTTTATCATCTAAGTAAATTTTTATTGAGGAATAAAAATTCTTAAACTAAACTAATTGCTACGTAATAATGAAATAAACCAAAGATATAGATAACTTTATGAATTTTTTAAAACCTGCAAAAGCGCTGCCTTTATTAGCTAAGGAGCAAATACAAAAATTATACCCTCACTGGCGACTGAGAATGTTTCTAGTTGCCTATATAGGTTATTTCACCTACTACTTTGGTAGAAGTAGTTTTGATGTATCTAAACAATATATCACAACGCTATCTCCTGATGAACTAGGACTAATAGGTGCTGGCTTAGGTATTGCATATGGTGTCAGTAAGTTTCTTATGGGCAATATTTCTGATAGAAGTAATGCCAAAGTATTTTTAGCTATAGGATTATTTGTAACAGGTTTTATTAACCTACTATTACCTAGCTTACTTTCTCTGGGTGTTCTTGTTATGTTCATAGCGATGTTCCTAAATGGTTGGGCTCAAGGTATGGGGTGGCCTGCATGTGCACGTATTATGACTCACTGGTTTTGTGCTAACGAGCGCGGTACTAAAATGGGAATCTGGAATACTGCTCATAATGTAGGAGCTGGATGTTTAGCAATTGTTGTTGTTCCTATTGGATTATTTTTATTTAGTGGCAACTGGCATGGACTTTTTTATGTTGCAGGTGCTTTATGTATAGCAGTAGGAATTTTAGTATTAATCTTTGGTGCAGATACTCCACAATCTCTAGGTTTACCTGCTATTGAAGTATACAAGGGTTACACCACAGCAGAAGCTCATCATGAAAAAGAATTTTCAGCTAAAGAAATATTCTTTAAATATGTATTAAATAATAAATGGGTTTGGTTGATTGCAACTGCAAATGCTTTTGTATACTGTGCAAGATACGGTCTTGGAAGCTGGGCTCCTTACTATCTAGTTCACGTAAAACACTTATCAACATCAGATGGTCTTATTGCTTATGCTATGTTTGAGCTACCTGCAATTCCAGGAACTATAATCATTGGCTGGTTGACAGATAGGTTCTTTGGTAGTCGTAGAGCTCCAATGAGTGTAATCTGTATGTTTTTATTTATTTGTGCATTACTTGTATATTGGTATAGCAACACTCCTGTAATTCTTTGGGCATCATTATCTGCAATGGGAATATTAATATATGGTCCTGTTGCCTTAATTGGAATACTTGCTCTAGATCTTGTACCTAAAAAAGCAGGAGGAACAGCTGCTGGATTTACAGGATTATTCGGTTATTTCCTAGGCACTGTTGGTGCTCAAGCTGTAATTGGCTTTATTGCTACATTCTTAGGTTGGAATGCGGTATTTGTATTCTTATTAAGTGCATGTGTTATTGCTATAGCTCTTTTAGGAATATGTTGGAATCTTGGCTATAATAAAGTTTCTACAGACTAAATTTATACTCCTAAATGACTTTCAATAATCTATTAAAAATTCTAATAACTTTTACAATACTTCTCTCATCAACATCATACTCTTTAAATTCTACAGAGATTGATAAATCCTTTGATAAAGCAGTAAAAACCAACCAGCTTAACTCTGCTCTAATTGGTGTTAAAATTATAAACTTAAATAATGGTAAAACTATATATTCTAAAAATGCTGATAAAAACTTTATCCCCGCAAGTAATACTAAACTTGTAACCGGAGCTACTGCTTTACTATACCTAGGGAAGAATTTTAAATATAAAACTAAACTTTATTATGATAAATCTCAAAATCATACTCTAAATAATCTATATATAGTTTTTTCTGGAGATCCTAGTTTTACTACTAAAGACTTACAAAATCTATTAAGCTCATTAAAGACTTCTGAAATAAATAAGATTAACCAAGTCTATTTTGTTAATAAGTTTTTCACTGGTCGCAATACTTCTATAAATGAAAGTCAATCTAGTGCAATCTTTGCTTACGGAGCCCCAAGTTCTATATATAATCTTAATGAAAATTCTGTAATATTAAAATTAACTCCTATTAAGCAAGGCTTTAATACTGAACAAATATCTGGCGAACCATTACAATTTAAAAATAATCTCTTTATTGCTACTAAACAACAGCTAAAAACATGCCAATTTAATGGCTATAACTATTATGAAACTTTAACTCTTTCAGGCTGTTTACCTAAAAATAACTATACTTTTAACTTTGCTATTCAACATCCAAAATCAGTGATGCAAAAAGCCATATTAAGAGAACTATCGAAGCTAAACATCACTACGATCAATAATATAAGAATTACCTCAAAACTTCCTAATAACACTACTTTATTAGCTGAACATAATTCTGCCAAATTAGATATATTATTAAAGCATATGCTAGTCGTTTCAGACAACTTATATGCTCAAACGATATTAAGAACTATTGGCTACTATTATAATAATGTTGGTAGCATCGTATCTGGAAAAAATGCTGTATTTGAAATATTACAAAACAAACTTAAATTAAACACAGATAGCATACAGTTGGAGGACGGAGCTGGAATGTCTGGTAATGATCTTTTAACTCCTAACTTCCTTACAAGTCTACTTTATAAAATGTCTTTAGATAAAAATTATAAACTTTTTAAAAATATGCTACCAATATATGGTGAAACAGGCACGTTAAAGAACTTCAAAGGCGACAAACTTAAAGATAAAGTTTTTGCAAAAACAGGAACTCAAACCACTGCTATAGCATTATCTGGATACCTTATTAAAGACAATAATCAATATGCTTTTTCAATACTTATCAATTCATTAAAAGAGTCTCAAAAATCTCTAGCTCATAATTTTGAAAGAGAGTTATTAGAAAGTTTATAATTACTAGCTAAAAGTTAATAAAATACCTCTATAACTAATAAAACCATAGAAAGTAAATTCAATATAATTAAAGTGTAACTAATATCTTTTAAACCTGATATGATAATCTTATAAGCTGTCCATAAAATTAGCCCTAATATCACCCCATGAGTTATTGACCCTGTTAGAGGAATTATAAACATAGTCAGTAATGCTGGCACTGCTTCTGGTATATTGTCCCAGTCAATATCTATTACTAACCTAACCATATGTACTCCAACAATAAATAACACTGGAGCTGTTGCTACTGCAGGGACAAGAGATAATAATGGTGACAAAAATAAAAATGGTAAAAATAATAAACCAGTTACAATAACCCCAAACCCTGTTTTAGTTCCTGCCTTAATTCCAGTTATTGACTCGATATAACCTATTGCCGAGCTAGTACCAAATATTCCTGATAATATTCCTGATATACCTTCAACAGTTAATATCTGTTTAAAATTTCTAGGTTCACCTTTTTCATCTAAAAGGTTTCCAGCCTCACAAATACCAATAGCACCAGCTAAACTATCAAATAACACTGTAAATATAAAAGCAAATATCGCAGGCCATAGAGCTATGGATAATGAGTTTACTAAATCAAGCTGGCCAAATACTGAAAAATCTGGCATAGAAACAATACCACTAAATTTAATAGAAAGCCCTAAGCTTGGAAAAAATAAACTTAGTAGCAAATAAATAAAAGTAATACCAACAATTCCTAAAATCAGCGAAGAGGAGTAGTTATAATAAGTTAATATCCCTATAAATAACAACCCAAGTATAAATAAAACAAATGAGATATTTAAATTAGCCATTTTAATAATATTAACAGGATCAGGCGCTACTATATTTGCTGACTTTAATGCTAAAAAAGCTATCAATAACCCTATACCTGCGACAACTGCATATCTTAACTGTTTGGGAATAGCTTTGATGATTTTTGTTCTAATATTGGTTACTGATAAAATTGTAAAAATAATCCCTGACCAAAAGACAACACCCAATGCAACTTGCCAACTTACATGCATTTGTTGAACTACTGTATAAGTAAAAAATGCATTAATACCCATACCTGGAGCGATAGCTATAGGATTATTTGAAAATACTCCCATTAGTATACATCCGATAAAAGACACAACTACTGTAGCCGTTAAAGCACCAGCAAAGGGTATCCCAGCTTGAGATAATATTACTGGATTAACAATGATTATATACATCATTGATAAGAAGGTTGTTAATCCACCGATAGTTTCTCGTTTAAAAGAAAAGTCATCTTCTTTAAATGCATCTGATATTTTTAATTGCATAACCTCAAACCTAAATAAACTTAGCCTCTAAACTATTATTTATAAGCTTAATAATTTGAGCTTCAGATAAATTTAACGCTTGTGCTATTTGTCTATAGTTTTCATTAACATAACCACCAAAGTATGCTGGATCATCTGAATTAATAGTTACTTTGACACCCTTTTCTAAAAGCTTAGCTGCAGGATGTTTAGATAAATCAGTTGTAACTTTTAAAGATTTATTTGATAAAGGACACATAGTCAAAGCGATATCATCTTTTATAATTCTTTGTGTTAAAGTCTCATCATGTAAAATTGCATTACCATGATCTATCCTATCTATACCTAATATATCTATAGCTTCCCAAATATACTCAACAGGCCCCTCTTCACCAGCATGCGCAACTAAATATAGTCCTTCTTTTTTTGCTTGCTCAAAGACTCTTTTAAATTTAGATGGTGGATTACCTAGCTCACTACTATCCAAGCCTATACCTATAAAATTCTCACGAAAATTCATTATTTTTTCAAAAGAGCGTAGAGCATGATCTTCAGATAGGTGACGCAAAAAGCATACTATTATACTAGCTTTTATACCAAAATCCTTTTCAGCTTGTTTAATAGCTTGAATCACACCACTAAATACAGTTGATAAAGCTATTCCTCTTTCTAAATGAGCTTGAGGGTCTATAAATATCTCGGTATGTGTTACATTATCTTGATTTGCTCTAATTAAATACGCATATGTTAAATCATAAAAGTCTTGATCTGTTATTAGCACAGACATACCTTGATAGTATAAATCTAAAAAATCTTGGAGATTGTTAA
This window harbors:
- a CDS encoding adenosine deaminase; amino-acid sequence: MLYKDILAMPKAELHLHIEGTLEPQMMFELAQRNRVSLKYSSIDEIKRAYNFNNLQDFLDLYYQGMSVLITDQDFYDLTYAYLIRANQDNVTHTEIFIDPQAHLERGIALSTVFSGVIQAIKQAEKDFGIKASIIVCFLRHLSEDHALRSFEKIMNFRENFIGIGLDSSELGNPPSKFKRVFEQAKKEGLYLVAHAGEEGPVEYIWEAIDILGIDRIDHGNAILHDETLTQRIIKDDIALTMCPLSNKSLKVTTDLSKHPAAKLLEKGVKVTINSDDPAYFGGYVNENYRQIAQALNLSEAQIIKLINNSLEAKFI